The segment TTGTTAACTATAGGCTTCGTTTGACCGCTGCGGGTCTGGACAGCAGACGTCCCTCCAGGCGCAGAAGTTCCCTGCGCAGCTCACCGGAGGAGAAATGCTCACCTATGAAAACCGCAACATCCGGCACCTCGCCCTGGGGCGTAATTCTCATGAAATCCGCTTCTCTGTAGGCGTACTGAAACAGAAACCGGCTGGAGGTATCGGTAAAAGTTACGATCCCCTTGGCCCGGTACACATCACGTGGCAGCTCCTTCACAAACCGTTCGAATTCCTCGCTGTTCACGGGATTCTGGAAATAATGCGTGTAAGCCATCACATGATCATGCGAAGCATGCATCGCCCCTTCAGCTCCGCCCTCCGTATGCTCCCCGCCCTCAGGCCGGTCTTCCCTATGAACGGCTCCCACACTGCCCAGCAGCACTTCCGGCTCCAGTTCACAGCGTACCGCCGGCAGAATCTCCGCGTACGCATTCCACTTACGCAGCACCTCCGAGATCTCTGCAATCTCTGCGGCTTGAATGCGGTCTGTCTTGTTCAGAATCAGGACGGATGCACAGCGGATCTGCTCCTGCATCAGACGGTAGGTAGCCCCTTGCTGGGAGCGGTACAGCTCCAGCAGATGGGCAGCATCGACGACGGTAATCAGCCCCTTCAGCTCCACCTGCTGATATAGCGAGGTCTCCGTTACTGCATCCACAATCTCCAGCGGGTTGGCTGCGCCTGTAGCCTCGATGATAACAACATCCGGCGATTCTTTTTTGACCAGCGTGGTCAGCTCCGTGCTTAAGTCCCCTCTGCTGGTGCAGCAGATACAGCCGCCCAGCATTTCTGCCATCGGCACAGACTGCTCCACCAGCAGGCCGTCCAGATTCACCTCACCCAGCTCGTTCATAATTACGGCCGGACGGAGGCCCTGAAGCTTCCAATGATCCAAGAGACGCTGCAATAATGTTGTCTTGCCGCTGCCGAGAAATCCCGACAAGATATATACTGGTAATGACTGTTCCAAGTTTGCTCTCTCCCTGCCTCAATCGGTTATGGTAGCGAGTGTACTACAATGACCGCCTCTGTGCAAGGCGGCACTGCCTGGTGAGGCATACATCAGCTTCCCCGGAGCTTGTTATTGCCGCTTCCATCCCCTATCATGGGAAATATAAGCTGCACAGCAGTTACAAAAAGGAGCTGGTTCGTATCTCATCCGTCGAAGAACACCGGAGCGAAGCCCCGGATTCAGTCGCTTGCTACATCATAACGGTCTCGGACACCCGGACCATCGATACGGACACCGGAGGGCCGCTGATCCAGAGTCTGCTGGAAGCTACCGGTTATACCGTGACCGGCCGCACCATCGTCAAGGATGATTATGAAGATATCCGGGAGCTGGTCTACAAAAGCTCCGTCCATTCCGGCATCGAAGCTGTGCTTCTGACCGGAGGGACCGGCATTTCCCCCCGTGACACCACCTATGAGGCCGTAGCCTCTCTGCTGGACAAGTCGCTGCCGGGCTTCGGGGAGATTTTCCGGCTGCTGAGCTTCACGGAAGATATCGGCTCTGCCGCCATGCTTAGCCGGGCCATTGCCGGGACGATCGGCAGTACCGCTGTCTTCTCCATGCCCGGCTCCACCGGTGCGATCAAGCTGGCCATGGAACGGCTGATCCTGCCCGAGCTGCGCCATGTCATGCGCGAGATCTACAAGCGTTCGTGAGACGCAGCATGGCCGGACACCTATTTTGCCGGAATCTAGACGAATGAACAAGCAGGCTCCTGCATAACGCGTATACTGGCATAAGTCCACTGCGAAGGAGCTGAGTGTAATGAGAAATTGTCCGAAATGTCCTGCTGAAACGGTTACAGATCCCACACAGGTTGTATATGAAGATTACTATCATCCCCAGGTGGTCCAGGTGGTCCACCATGTCGAGGTCGTCAGACGCCACCACTGTGTTCCGGTCCCTCACCATATCTACACTTATTCCGTCCGGGATGAAATGTGCGGGCCTACCGCAATGGTGCGCAGCAGAAAAAGATAGTCTAGCCTGCCTCTCCGGTCTATAAGATAGTTGTAAAAGGCAAAACCGCCGTCTGCGCGTGAAAGATACGCGCAGCGGCGGTTTTGTCTTTTCCGGGAAAGTCTATACAATTGGCGGGTCTGTATGAACGTCTGCATCGGGTGCTGTAGCCGCCCAGCGTGTGAAGGTGACCTGAAACCCGGCCCGCGTTGGAGCACACAGGAAGGGTCCCGCCTGACTGCCAGTCTCATAAGGAAACCGGGCAACGCGGATAGTCCGCCAGGGATGATTCTCTGTTCGCGCTCTGAGGATTACTGCATCCTTCATCCGTGAAGCCCGCAGGGTAATTACTTCGCCCTTCCACTCGGGCACAGGGGACAATGACCAGTCAGAGTAACCATCCGTCACGACTGCACCTATATGGGGAACCCCGTCATTCACCTCAATACCGGCTTTGATCCATTGCTCACCGCTGTGCCATAGCATAATACCTGCCTGGTCGTACAGCTCCGTGAACCCGTCCAACGCAAAGCTGATCTCTACCGCTTCTGCCTTATCCCAAGGGGCAAGCAGCGCATGACCGTTGTCATGCTGGAAGCCGTACATCGTCTTTTCCCAGTAATCACTGCCCTTCGCTGCATGGGCCACCAGTTGACCGTCTGCGGTCCTGCTGGACACCGGTTCATTGCTCCATACTCCATCCTGCCATTCTATGAATCTCATTACAGCCTCACCTCTCCTTGTCGTTTGCTCATCATCCGGTTAATGATTTCAGAGCTTACTATCATCACTATGATATACCCAATCATTGCCGGCGGGAGAATCATGAAGGTGCTCCGCGCCGCCGCCCAACCCAACAGTGGAGGCAGAAACGCACCGCCGGTGTAAGCCAAGGCCATCTGATACCCCATAATCTTCTGCGAATGCTCCGCTCCGAACCGGGCGGGCGTCTCATGCAGCATGCAGGGGAAGATCGGTGCTGAGCCCAGGCCAATCAGAATAAAGGCGACCAGTGAATACACATCCGGCAGCGGCAAGGCCAGCAGCAGCGAACCCGCGAGTGAGATCGCCAGCCCGCCGCGAATCAGCGTACGGTTGCTGAACCGGAAGGTAATGAAGCCGGTAATCAGCCGCCCGGCCGTGATTCCGCCATAATAGAGCGAGACCCATCCGGCAGCCGTTGCCGGGGATACCTTCTTGACGTTCACCAGATAACTGCTGCCCCATAGCCCCACCGTAGCTTCCACTCCGCAATAGAACAGGAAGGTGAGCATCGCCAGCTTCACGCCCGGGATGCGGAGCACCTTACCCTCAGCGGGAACGGCCGCAGGCCGGGAATCTAACTTCTCAGACCTCTCTACAGGCTTCTGGCCGCCCCGTTTGCTTACCTTTGTCCATAGCGGCAGACTGAAGAACAGTACCACGACTAACGCGAACTGAATCATGCTGACCGCGAAAAATCCTGTTCTCCAGGACTCGCCATTCGCAATATAACGCGACATCAGAATCGGCCCCAGCATAGCCCCTATCCCCCAGAAACAGTGCAGCCAGCTCATATGATGCGCTTTGTAATGAGTCGCCACATAATTATTCAACCCTGTATCAATCGAACCGGCCCCCAGACCCAGCGGCAAGGCCAGGAGAGCCACCCACACGACGGAAGAGGAATAAGAGAAGCCTAGCAGGGCCAGAGCGGTTACCGCCACGCTGATAAAAGTAACCATCCCCGTCCCGAGCCGCTTCAGCACCACACTGCTGGCCAAGCTTGAGATAATCGTCCCGGCGACTACTATCATCGACAGCAGTCCGGCCAGCTCAACCGGCGCCCCGAAATCCAGCCGGATAATCGGCCAGGCTGACCCAAGCATCGAATCCGGCAGTCCCAGGCTGATGAACGCCAGATAAATAATGATTAAGAATACCGTTGCCATGTTACTCCCGCCTAACCTTTCATTGTAGGTGAACTATCCCATCGATAGAGTTGCCAGCTTCTTGGAAGCGACTTTTTTTCATTAGGGTTTCCCCTCGTTACTATATCATGTTACATAATTATTTTATAATATTCTTCCGGGCTAGTTACAGCTGCAAAATAGCCCGGCAGAGTGACTCTGCCGGGCGGGTACTAACTTTAGCTATTGCTTGCTTTTATGAATGCTAAGACTCCAATAGACCTTACACCTTACAAGTCTGGATGCTCATGCTTCGCCTTGAGGCGGCTCCAGCGGCGTTGTACTTCACCCTCGAAGCTGCGCAGGGCCGGTTCATTCTCCGGCTTCAGCAGATGGCGGGTCTTGCCCATCGTCTTCAGCCAGGCGGATACTTCTATCCGTTTGTCCTTGTCTTCCGGGTTATAGGTGATACTCGTAATTCCCTGCTCTACTTCATAGAGCGGGAAGAAGCAGGATTCGACAGCCAGGGACACGATATCTGTGCCGTCCTTGTCGTCGCTCATCCAGTTCAGCGGACAGGCAATGAGAATCTTGCCGTAGACCAGACCTTCATTTTGCGCATACCACTGGGCCTTCGCCGCCTTCTTCAGCATATCCTGCGGATAAGCTTCACAGCCGGTGAAGACATAAGGAATATTGGTAGCCGCCATAATCTGCGCTGTATCCTTGTGCTGGGTCACCTTGCCCTGCTGGGTTTTGCCGATGCTTGAGGTGGAAGTCCGGTGTCCGAGCGGTGTCGAATAGGACTGCTGCGCCCCTGTATTCATATATCCTTCGTTATCATATTCCACAATGATCATCTTGTGGCCGCGCAGCGCTGCACCGATCGCAGGTCCCATCCCGATGTCCATCCCGCCGTCGCCGGTAACCATAACGAACGTGAAGTCTTCCTTCAGCCCCAGCCCGTCAAGCTCACCGCGGCGTTTGCGTTCCCAGAACATCTCAACCACACCGGACAGCGTAGCTGCGCCGTTCTGGAACAGATTGTGGATGAACGTCGATTTATGGGAGGAATACGGATAGCCGGTAGTCGTTACCATCGCGCAGCCGGTGTGGTAGAGCGCTACGATATCGCCTTCGATCCCTTTGAAGAACAGCTCCAGCCCGGAGAAAATCCCGCAGCCCGGACATGCGCCATGTCCTGGAGACAGGCGTCTCGGCTTCTTCATCAGCGAACGGACCGGCGGAACTCTGACACTCAGCTTGCCGGTCTCTTCGTTCCGGGTTACCGTGATCAGGCCGGTCTTCAGCTTATCGAAGTCCATCGGCTTCAAGAGGCGCTTCGGCGCATTCTCCGGCGCTCCCGGATTATGGCCATAGTAATCGAACGGAATCTCTACACGGTCCGCAACAACAGCATCCATAGCCAACTGGAAGAAGTGATGCCCGTCTTCGGCATAGAAGTCTTTACCGCCCAGACCGTAGATCCGGCTAATCACCTTAGTCGTTGTATTGCCGTAAGTGAACAGTGCAGCCTTAATCTCGTTCACCATGTTACCGCCGTGTCCGCCAACCGAATCGGCACGGTCACCTACAGTAATGGCTTTGACATGCTTCAGCGCTTCAGCAATCTGCTTCTGCGGGAACGGACGGATCATGTTCGGGGAGATTGCCCCTGCCTTGATTCCCTGCTCAC is part of the Paenibacillus sp. FSL M7-0420 genome and harbors:
- a CDS encoding CobW family GTP-binding protein translates to MEQSLPVYILSGFLGSGKTTLLQRLLDHWKLQGLRPAVIMNELGEVNLDGLLVEQSVPMAEMLGGCICCTSRGDLSTELTTLVKKESPDVVIIEATGAANPLEIVDAVTETSLYQQVELKGLITVVDAAHLLELYRSQQGATYRLMQEQIRCASVLILNKTDRIQAAEIAEISEVLRKWNAYAEILPAVRCELEPEVLLGSVGAVHREDRPEGGEHTEGGAEGAMHASHDHVMAYTHYFQNPVNSEEFERFVKELPRDVYRAKGIVTFTDTSSRFLFQYAYREADFMRITPQGEVPDVAVFIGEHFSSGELRRELLRLEGRLLSRPAAVKRSL
- a CDS encoding MogA/MoaB family molybdenum cofactor biosynthesis protein; translated protein: MSSVEEHRSEAPDSVACYIITVSDTRTIDTDTGGPLIQSLLEATGYTVTGRTIVKDDYEDIRELVYKSSVHSGIEAVLLTGGTGISPRDTTYEAVASLLDKSLPGFGEIFRLLSFTEDIGSAAMLSRAIAGTIGSTAVFSMPGSTGAIKLAMERLILPELRHVMREIYKRS
- a CDS encoding MFS transporter; amino-acid sequence: MATVFLIIIYLAFISLGLPDSMLGSAWPIIRLDFGAPVELAGLLSMIVVAGTIISSLASSVVLKRLGTGMVTFISVAVTALALLGFSYSSSVVWVALLALPLGLGAGSIDTGLNNYVATHYKAHHMSWLHCFWGIGAMLGPILMSRYIANGESWRTGFFAVSMIQFALVVVLFFSLPLWTKVSKRGGQKPVERSEKLDSRPAAVPAEGKVLRIPGVKLAMLTFLFYCGVEATVGLWGSSYLVNVKKVSPATAAGWVSLYYGGITAGRLITGFITFRFSNRTLIRGGLAISLAGSLLLALPLPDVYSLVAFILIGLGSAPIFPCMLHETPARFGAEHSQKIMGYQMALAYTGGAFLPPLLGWAAARSTFMILPPAMIGYIIVMIVSSEIINRMMSKRQGEVRL
- a CDS encoding DUF1349 domain-containing protein — encoded protein: MRFIEWQDGVWSNEPVSSRTADGQLVAHAAKGSDYWEKTMYGFQHDNGHALLAPWDKAEAVEISFALDGFTELYDQAGIMLWHSGEQWIKAGIEVNDGVPHIGAVVTDGYSDWSLSPVPEWKGEVITLRASRMKDAVILRARTENHPWRTIRVARFPYETGSQAGPFLCAPTRAGFQVTFTRWAATAPDADVHTDPPIV
- a CDS encoding thiamine pyrophosphate-dependent enzyme, with product MAIDYEKELGSAKVEQKFLYESGNEMAAYAAHQINYHVMGYFPISPSTEVAQFLDTMKASGQHDIMLVPSDGEHSSAGICYGASTAGGRVFNATSAQGYMFMLEQLPVQAGTRMPMVMNLVCRSISGPLNIHGDHSDLYFALNTGWPILMCRDPQSVYDMNLMALKLAEHAKVRLPVMVASDGYFTSHQKRRVQAFAHREDVHKFVGEQPPAGFTDTLDRNNPVTVGPYMNEPDYINNRYQQSVAMYNAGEVFEEIAQEFAELTGRHYEMIEQYRMEDADVAVFLMNSASEIIKDVVDQLREQGIKAGAISPNMIRPFPQKQIAEALKHVKAITVGDRADSVGGHGGNMVNEIKAALFTYGNTTTKVISRIYGLGGKDFYAEDGHHFFQLAMDAVVADRVEIPFDYYGHNPGAPENAPKRLLKPMDFDKLKTGLITVTRNEETGKLSVRVPPVRSLMKKPRRLSPGHGACPGCGIFSGLELFFKGIEGDIVALYHTGCAMVTTTGYPYSSHKSTFIHNLFQNGAATLSGVVEMFWERKRRGELDGLGLKEDFTFVMVTGDGGMDIGMGPAIGAALRGHKMIIVEYDNEGYMNTGAQQSYSTPLGHRTSTSSIGKTQQGKVTQHKDTAQIMAATNIPYVFTGCEAYPQDMLKKAAKAQWYAQNEGLVYGKILIACPLNWMSDDKDGTDIVSLAVESCFFPLYEVEQGITSITYNPEDKDKRIEVSAWLKTMGKTRHLLKPENEPALRSFEGEVQRRWSRLKAKHEHPDL